The Buteo buteo chromosome 23, bButBut1.hap1.1, whole genome shotgun sequence genome includes a window with the following:
- the TNNI1 gene encoding troponin I, slow skeletal muscle translates to MLAKAKEEWEQEIVDKQAEKERYLSERITPLHTSGLSLSQLQDLCRELHEKVEIVDEERYDIEAKCNHNTREIKDLKIKVLDLRGKFKRPPLRRVRVSADAMLRALLGSKHKVSMDLRANLKSVKKEDTEKERPVEVGDWRKNVEAMSGMEGRKKMFDAAKSPTGQ, encoded by the exons ATGCTGGCAAAAGCAAAAGAGGAGTGGGAACAGGAGATTGTGGACaagcaggcagagaaggaaagataCCTGTCTGAGCGGATCACACCACTGCACACCAGTGGGCTATCCCTGAGCCAGCTCCAG GACCTGTGCAGGGAGCTGCATGAGAAGGTTGAAATTGTGGATGAAGAGAGATATGACATTGAAGCAAAATGCAACCATAACACTCGGGAG ATTAAAGATCTGAAAATCAAAGTGCTTGACCTCCGAGGAAAATTCAAGCGACCTCCCCTGCGTCGAGTCCGTGTCTCCGCTGATGCCATGCTGAGGGCTCTGCTGGGCTCCAAGCACAAGGTGTCCATGGATCTGAGAGCCAACCTGAAGTCTGTCAAGAAGGAGGACACAGAGAAG GAGCGCCCCGTGGAAGTGGGCGACTGGCGCAAGAATGTGGAGGCCATGTCAGGGATGGAGGGGCGAAAGAAGATGTTCGACGCTGCCAAGTCCCCTACGGGCCAGTGA